The Streptomyces rubrogriseus genomic sequence ACCGTCGTGTAGAAGTCGGCGGCCCGGTCGGGCTCCCGGGTCAGCAGCTCCACCCAGCCCAGCGAACCGGGTGCGTTGAACAGTCCGGCCCCGGGGAACGCACGCCCCTGCCACAGCTGGAACACCGCCCCGGTCGGATCGGCGGCCACCGCGAACCGGCCCGCGTCGAAGACGTCCGCGGGCCCCTGGAGGGCCACCCCGCCGGCCGCCGTCACCTGCCGTACGGCCGAGTCCGCGTCGCGCACGGCGAACGACACGTTCCACGCGACCGGCTGCCCCTGCTGGTACAGCGGAGTCAGGGCGGCGACCGGCGCGCCGTCGATCCGGGCGATCGTGTAGCCGCCCGCCCGCTGCCGCGGGTCCGTCTCGGGACGCCAGCCGAACAGCTTGGTGTAGAACCGCTTGGCCGCCTCCAGGTCGGTGGTCCCCAGCTCCGCCCAGCAGGGCCCGCCGGTCACCGGTTCGTGGAGCTTCATCGTGCTGGCGTCCTTCCGCCGGGGCCGCAGACCGTCCGTCCCCCTCCAGCACGCTAAGGCCGGGCCGGGGCCGCGGCCATCCGGCACGTACGCACCCCGGTCGCGTGGCCGTCCGTCCGCTCAGATCCCGGGCCGGTAGCGCAGCGGATGCTCCGCGGGCACCTCCACCAGCACGATCCGGGTGCCGTCCGGGTCCGCGATCCACATCTCCACCAGCCCCCACGGCTCCTCGACCGGCGGTCGAACGATCTCGACCCCCTTGGCTTCCAGTTCCTCGTGGGCCGCCGCCACGTCCTCGACCTGGATCCACAGGGCGAGCCCGGGGGCGAGGGGAGCGTCGGAGCGACCGGGGACCTCCAGGAATCCGCCGCCGAGGAAGTAGACGGTGCCCCGCTCCGGACCCGTGCCGAACTCCCGGTGGACGGCGAGGCCGAGCTGTTCGCCGTAGAAGGCGCGGGAGCGGTCGGGATCGGTGGGGCGGAGCAGGGTCCGGCTGCTGAGTACGTGCACCATGCGTCCCGACCCTAGTGGCGGCCTTCGACGGCGTTACGCTCATCGGTGCCCGCGCCGCGCCCAGAACGAACCGGAGACGCCCCATGGACACCGCCGCCAGCCCACTGACCTACCGCGACGCCACCGACGCCGACGTGGACGCGCTCGTGGCGCTCATAGAGTCCGCGTACCGGGGTGACTCCAGCCGGGCCGGATGGACCACCGAGGCCGACATCCTCCAGGGGCAGCGCACCGACCCGCAGGGTGTGCTGGAGGTCGTCAAGGCGCCGGACAGCCGGCTGCTGACGGTGGAGCGGGACGGTCGGATCGTGGCCTGCTGCCAGCTGGAGCACCGCGGGGCGCACGCCTACTTCGGGATGTTCGCCGTCAGCCCGGCGCTCCAGGGCGCGGGACTGGGCAAGGCGATCATCGCGGAGGCGGAGCGGCGGGCCCGTACGACGTGGGGCGTCACGGAGATGCACATGACCGTGATCTCGGTGCGCGAGGACCTCATCGCCTGGTACGAGCGCCGCGGCTACCGCCGCACGGGAGAGACGACACCCTTCCCGTACGGCGACGAGCGCTTCGGCATCCCGCAGCGCGACGACCTCCGGTTCGAGCTGCTGGTCAAGCCGCTGGTGTGACGCGAGTCCGCCGGATTTTGCCGCTCGGCCCGCTCGGCCCGCTCAGGCGGTGAAGCGCCCGGTGCGCTTGATCTCCGGATAGTCGGTCGTCGCGCCGTCCAGGCCCAGGGCGCGCACCAGTCGCAGGTGGTCCTGGGTGTTCACGGTCCAGCAGAAGACCCGCAGTCCCGCCTTGCGGGCCTTCCGCACGATCTCCAGCGTGACCCTGTTGATGTCCAGGCACAGGGTCTTGGCGCCCGCCTTCACGGCGCGGTCCACGACCTCGGGGCCGTAGTACTGCGCGACCAGGGCCGTCCGCACCCCCGGCACCAGTCGGGCGATCTCGACGATGGCCTCGTCGTGGAACGAGATCACCTCCACCCGGTCCACCAGGTCCCGCCGGAGCATCACGTCGGCGAGGAGGCGCGCGGCCGCCGCGTCCTTGATCTCGGCCTGCAACGGCACCGAGACCGCGTCCAGCACCTCCTCGAAGACCGGGATCCGCTCCCCGCGGCCGGCGTCCAGGGCGCGCAGTTCCTCGAGGGTCTTGTCGGCGATCGCACCGGTGCCGTCGGTGGTGCGGTCCACGTCCGCGTCGTGCATGACGACGAGCGCGCCGTCCTTGCTCAGGTGCAGGTCCAGTTCGACGACGTCGAGGCCGGCCTGCTCGGCGGCGACGAAGGAGCGCAGGGTGTTCTCGGGTTCGACACCCATCGCTCCGCGGTGACCGATGGTGAGGAAGTTCAAGGCTCGACTCGCTTCCGTCGACGTCGGCGTGGCAGGGCGGCAGCCTAACGGCCCTGCCGGACCGTTTCCCCCGTGCCGCGCCGGGTATACGAATCCGGCGTCCGACAGGAAAAAGTGCGGCGAAGCCCGGGGTGAGGCAGGATAATTTACGGAGTCTCCCCTTGATTGGAGAAACGTCGTATGCCTACGGTGTCTTGACGCAAGCTTCTCCCGTGGAGGATGGGACATGACGGAAATTCTTGTGCAGGTGGGTGTGGAGGGCGACGTTCCTCCGGCGAGCAGGGTGGTGGAACACCCGGCGTGGCCCGTGCTCAAGGATGCCGTGGAGCGGATCCGGCCATGGCAGTCCAAGGACGGGTCGATCGACTTCGACGCCGAGGGCGCCCCCGAGCGGGCCGCCGCCGAGGACGCCGTACGCCGCGTCACCGAGGCCGTGCGCGAGCTGTCCCCCCTGCTGCCGCACGACCGCGCCTACCACGAGGCCCTGGTGACCGACCTCGGCCGCTGGGCCGACGGCGGCTTCGAGGTGCCCGACTTCCTCGACTCGCTGCTGGCCTTCCAGCCGGCCGCCAACCGCGCGGACGGCCTCCAGCACCTCGTCGTCTTCCCCATGTACACGCAGAACGGCAACCCGGACCGCAACCTCGAAGCGGTCGTCCTGCGCATGGTCTGGCCCGACTGGCTGGCGGAGCTGGAGCGCACCCGTTACGACAACCCGCTGTTCTGCGGCATCACCTTCGAGGACTTCACGGCCGGGTACGACACCAACTCCGCCGTCCTCTTCCCGGAGACCATCGCCGTGCGCGAGGCCCCCGAGCGCTTCTCCTGGGGCGGCATCTTCTGCGACCGCGAGGCCGCCCGCTTCCGCCGCGTCACCGAGGCCGCCGTGGACCTGCTGGGCCTGGAGCTGCCCGAGGACGTCGCGGCGCTGGTCGACGACCAGAAGCGCTGCGAGGAGGCGTTCGTCCTGTGGGACATGGTCCACGACCGCACCCACAGCCACGGCGACCTGCCCTTCGACCCGTTCATGATCAAGCAGCGCCAGCCGTTCTGGATGTACGGCCTGGAGGAGCTGCGCTGCGACCTCACCGCCTTCA encodes the following:
- a CDS encoding VOC family protein, coding for MKLHEPVTGGPCWAELGTTDLEAAKRFYTKLFGWRPETDPRQRAGGYTIARIDGAPVAALTPLYQQGQPVAWNVSFAVRDADSAVRQVTAAGGVALQGPADVFDAGRFAVAADPTGAVFQLWQGRAFPGAGLFNAPGSLGWVELLTREPDRAADFYTTVFGWSVGASDRYPQWGIDGADFGGMVTMDDKFPHEVPAHWLPYFAVADVNTVAVDTTDGGGTVLMEPTSVSDGPRIAVLRDPQGAMFGVYRAGDER
- a CDS encoding VOC family protein; this encodes MVHVLSSRTLLRPTDPDRSRAFYGEQLGLAVHREFGTGPERGTVYFLGGGFLEVPGRSDAPLAPGLALWIQVEDVAAAHEELEAKGVEIVRPPVEEPWGLVEMWIADPDGTRIVLVEVPAEHPLRYRPGI
- a CDS encoding GNAT family N-acetyltransferase gives rise to the protein MDTAASPLTYRDATDADVDALVALIESAYRGDSSRAGWTTEADILQGQRTDPQGVLEVVKAPDSRLLTVERDGRIVACCQLEHRGAHAYFGMFAVSPALQGAGLGKAIIAEAERRARTTWGVTEMHMTVISVREDLIAWYERRGYRRTGETTPFPYGDERFGIPQRDDLRFELLVKPLV
- a CDS encoding glycerophosphodiester phosphodiesterase; its protein translation is MNFLTIGHRGAMGVEPENTLRSFVAAEQAGLDVVELDLHLSKDGALVVMHDADVDRTTDGTGAIADKTLEELRALDAGRGERIPVFEEVLDAVSVPLQAEIKDAAAARLLADVMLRRDLVDRVEVISFHDEAIVEIARLVPGVRTALVAQYYGPEVVDRAVKAGAKTLCLDINRVTLEIVRKARKAGLRVFCWTVNTQDHLRLVRALGLDGATTDYPEIKRTGRFTA
- a CDS encoding DUF6421 family protein, coding for MTEILVQVGVEGDVPPASRVVEHPAWPVLKDAVERIRPWQSKDGSIDFDAEGAPERAAAEDAVRRVTEAVRELSPLLPHDRAYHEALVTDLGRWADGGFEVPDFLDSLLAFQPAANRADGLQHLVVFPMYTQNGNPDRNLEAVVLRMVWPDWLAELERTRYDNPLFCGITFEDFTAGYDTNSAVLFPETIAVREAPERFSWGGIFCDREAARFRRVTEAAVDLLGLELPEDVAALVDDQKRCEEAFVLWDMVHDRTHSHGDLPFDPFMIKQRQPFWMYGLEELRCDLTAFKEAVKLEADGVPQARDVQYAVLFDRMFRFPVTGERVRNYDGLGGQLLFAYLHKHDVVRWTDNKLSIDWQRAPQVTNQLCAEIEKLYKDGIDRPKIVHWFAGYELVSTYLAPHPGSKWAKGPDALDLTLPPRKLVDDVLPDEFPLSMFYEALSKKLKKVIASTRGITAAADGAERAAA